Proteins from a genomic interval of Debaryomyces hansenii CBS767 chromosome E complete sequence:
- a CDS encoding DEHA2E13024p (some similarities with uniprot|Q08229 Saccharomyces cerevisiae YOL070C Protein of unknown function), whose amino-acid sequence MERPKDTKEQEEDVASSFSYAKSDNLNLSSAEMDTMSEHAKPESMYSDSTPSTKSHTTNTIDQSIISENSKSGSGSGFTFNGTPNSNKELKGFGPPVMSGKRSSMVSQLSDYSAKGNHIAQPVSVKVVNQDVNPTVSRKYYRFDEIDDEQDVEGGDEQDQAESVNTIPDDAIKLGKLKTKPGITCEKLEPDMTFNTNVESSVPPRSSRRPKSEVLTTTNELDKDIEKFNKNKVKAHNKRSSIAISDDLDKLMESANSITSQFYVYKTVDDKIKYHEGKSLSEREQEEKEAEYLDETVGTAQSNQDAGHSSNSFLSRAVSNRTTDSYRTADIMGPDPMSDNRLPKASLPPRPTADNVQRARQVSNQISEQQKQVQDPLPPSGTAESLRGTPVASPKDDDEYYDIDEPMVLEKPARGKSVKDSTRSMKKVKHKKAKSKRVRSSSTPGLRPFSYHTLINLLESTNGTIIGEEFDQLNLPIKEKQLIEKIVDSLSRLTSDMVLDENRYDIGIARLEKAHRALEGFI is encoded by the coding sequence ATGGAAAGACCTAAAGATACCAAAGAGCAAGAAGAGGATGTGGCATCAAGCTTTTCCTATGCCAAATCAgacaatttgaatttatcgCTGGCTGAAATGGACACAATGTCAGAACATGCTAAGCCAGAATCTATGTATTCAGATTCCACTCCTTCTACTAAAAGTCATACGACCAATACGATCGATCAATCGATAATTTCAGAAAACTCTAAGTCGGGCTCGGGTTCTGGTTTTACTTTCAATGGGACTCCAAACTCTAATAAAGAGCTAAAAGGATTCGGTCCCCCAGTGATGCTGGGAAAAAGGTCATCAATGGTATCCCAGTTATCTGATTATTCGGCCAAGGGAAATCATATTGCGCAACCGGTCTCAGTAAAGGTGGTGAATCAAGACGTGAATCCTACTGTTAGCAGAAAGTATTACCGTTTCGACGAAATAGATGATGAGCAGGATGTTGAAGGAGGTGATGAACAGGACCAAGCTGAATCTGTCAACACAATTCCCGATGATGCGATTAAATTGGGTAAGTTGAAAACAAAACCAGGTATTACTTGTGAAAAGTTGGAACCTGATATGACTTTTAATACCAATGTTGAAAGTTCAGTTCCACCTAGATCTTCACGCAGGCCGAAAAGTGAAGTTTTGACTACCACCaatgaattggataaaGATATCGAAAAATTTAACAAGAACAAGGTTAAGGCTCACAACAAACGTTCATCAATTGCTATAAGTGATGATCTTGATAAACTCATGGAAAGTGCCAACTCTATTACGCTGCAATTCTATGTATACAAAACTGTCGACGACAAGATAAAGTACCATGAGGGAAAATCACTTTCCGAGAGAGAACaggaagaaaaggaagCAGAATACTTAGACGAAACGGTGGGTACAGCTCAATCGAACCAAGATGCCGGACACAGCTCGAATTCGTTTCTTTCAAGAGCTGTTTCTAATCGCACCACCGATAGCTATCGCACTGCAGACATAATGGGCCCCGACCCCATGTCCGATAACCGTCTCCCCAAGGCATCTTTGCCCCCAAGACCAACTGCCGATAATGTACAGCGAGCAAGACAGGTATCTAACCAGATCAGCGAACAGCAAAAGCAAGTCCAGGATCCACTACCCCCATCTGGCACTGCAGAATCCCTACGTGGCACACCTGTAGCCTCACCTAAGGATGACGACGAATACTACGATATAGACGAGCCCATGGTGCTTGAAAAGCCCGCAAGAGGTAAATCGGTCAAAGACTCCACACGCAGCATGAAGAAAGTTAAGCATAAAAAGGCCAAATCAAAGCGTGTAAGATCCCTGTCCACTCCCGGATTGAGGCCATTCTCCTACCATACATTAATTAACCTACTTGAGAGCACCAATGGGACCATTATTGGCGAAGAATTTGATCAGCTAAACTTACCaatcaaagaaaagcaATTGATCGAAAAGATCGTTGATTCCTTATCTAGACTCACCTCTGACATGGTTCTTGACGAAAATAGATACGACATTGGAATAGCTAGACTAGAAAAAGCCCATAGGGCTCTTGAGGGTTTTATATAG
- a CDS encoding DEHA2E13046p (weakly similar to ca|CA4690|IPF3959 Candida albicans IPF3959 unknown function): protein MIKNGVRYSIFRISRAYYSTRYNGQYFSRSPLNYETLSKRLNSFYKLYPPKKYKESIPGGLFINYIKANRSLQGQNTRVNSKIGFNTNQRNKSTNFLDILTFSNNDMETKIQEVFNNYSNETYINDEIVKSYLLIEPRTRNIHHLIKTVRENFQRNLKKERVNKSVVQTALNVLLTEKDYYNCFKLIDLTYCSEEYLKFCKRVNYTSLGSILLSSLAVTILEGFLLPSFPLFYLVFLNLGVPLCIIWYIMKVNLVAHLGRVSWRPYNNFIYINSHQNEILAINKIITHFEEHNEINIKNFHHSKVRQISNLNIFHQNDYIIELPNTNSLLPIDDTNISNEDSEILKLQGFIRQEIRKRKMVLNDIQEELMFLEFWYTHGENFEWVEPDQDPAEIIRLKITNNYPKV from the coding sequence atgattaaAAATGGAGTTAGATATAGCATATTCAGAATATCACGGGCATATTATTCTACAAGATATAATGGGCAATACTTCTCTAGAAGTCCTTTGAATTATGAAACTTTATCTAAGAGATTGAACCTGTTTTACAAGTTGTATCCtccaaagaaatataaagaatcaATACCGGGAGGcttattcattaattacATTAAAGCCAACAGAAGCTTACAGGGGCAGAATACTAGGgtgaattcaaaaattggaTTCAACACAAATCAACGAAACAAAAGCACGAATTTTCTTGACATTTTGacattttctaataatgatatgGAAACAAAGATACAAGAAgtttttaataattatagCAATGAGACATACATTAACGACGAGATAGTGAAATCCTACCTTCTAATAGAACCAAGAACAAGGAATATCCatcatttgataaagaCTGTTCGAGAAAACTTTCAGCGTAATTTAAAGAAGGAACGAGTAAATAAGTCAGTGGTTCAAACTGCACTTAATGTACTATTGACAGAAAAGGACTACTACAACTGctttaaattaattgatttgacTTATTGCTCTGAAGagtatttaaaattttgcaaaagGGTCAACTATACATCACTAGGATCTATATTACTATCAAGTTTGGCAGTTACTATACTAGAAGGCTTTCTACTTCCTTCATTTCCTTTATTTTACCTAGTATTCTTGAATCTAGGAGTACCGTTGTGTATAATCTGGTATATTATGAAGGTCAATTTGGTAGCACATTTAGGTAGGGTTAGTTGGAGGCCATATAACAATTTCATCTATATTAACAGCCACCAGAATGAAATTCTTGCAATAAACAAAATCATCACCCATTTTGAAGAGcataatgaaattaatatcaaaaacttTCATCACAGTAAAGTACGGCAAATCTCaaacttgaatatttttcatcaaaatgattatatCATTGAATTACCTAACACTAATAGTCTTTTACCAATCGATGATACAAATATTTCCAATGAAGACtctgaaatattaaagCTACAGGGATTTATCAGACAAGAAATACGTAAACGTAAAATGGTTCTTAATGATATTCAGGAGGAATTGATGTTTTTAGAATTTTGGTATACACATggtgaaaattttgaatggGTTGAACCCGATCAGGATCCAGCGGAGATCataagattgaaaataacCAATAATTATCCCAAAGTCTAA
- a CDS encoding DEHA2E13068p (similar to uniprot|P26449 Saccharomyces cerevisiae YOR026W BUB3 Kinetochore checkpoint WD40 repeat protein that localizes to kinetochores during prophase and metaphase delays anaphase in the presence of unattached kinetochores): protein MASLISIQAPLDLDIISDIKFSPIQNQLLVSSWDGRVLLYDCSDIGHISMLTEFHSNVPMLSIAYGLGNSTYVGGLDGTIRQIDYENLKIGNENIGEKTETDSSINNLKTIENQPHILAASDFNGKLQFIDTRKRTPILSRKLSNKIFCMDTTSEYLTVGMSGRSIEIYDHRNWNQPYQVRESGLKYQIKDLKNFPTGEGFAISSIDGRVAIEYFDPTEEIQSKKFAFKCHRFSDKQSQTDLVYPINSIAFNKGNNTLFTAGSDGYLCMWNWQKRKRIKQFPRFEDDHGNTQSIVKTDISFDNKLIGIATSDDSYKNIKSLSSSPNCKKPSKIYIKSLN from the coding sequence ATGGcttctttaatatcaatacaAGCACCGCTAGACTTAGATATTATATCTGATATTAAATTCTCGCCTATTCAAAATCAGCTTTTAGTATCATCATGGGACGGTAGGGTTTTGCTTTACGATTGTTCAGACATTGGCCATATCTCAATGCTTACAGAATTCCATTCTAATGTACCGATGTTGAGTATAGCTTATGGATTGGGCAATTCTACATATGTTGGAGGGCTAGATGGGACTATTAGGCAGATTGACTAcgaaaatttaaaaataggtaatgaaaatattggtGAAAAGACTGAAACCGATCTGAGTATAAACAACTTGAAAACTATTGAAAACCAACCGCATATACTAGCAGCGAGTGACTTTAATGGCAAGTTGCAGTTTATTGACACACGGAAGAGAACACCAATTTTATCAAGGAAATtgtcaaataaaatattttgtatGGATACAACCAGTGAATATTTAACAGTTGGAATGTCTGGGAGGAgcattgaaatatatgatCATAGAAATTGGAATCAACCTTACCAGGTGCGTGAAAGTGgattaaaatatcaaataaaagaTCTAAAAAACTTTCCTACAGGAGAAGGATTTGCCATTTCCAGCATTGATGGAAGGGTGGCTATTGAGTATTTCGATCCCACAGAAGAAATCCAATCTAAAAAATTTGCATTCAAATGCCATAGATTTAGTGATAAACAATCACAAACCGATTTGGTTTATCCTATAAATTCTATAGCATTTAACAAAGGAAATAATACACTTTTCACAGCTGGATCTGATGGATATCTTTGTATGTGGAACTGgcaaaaaagaaaaagaataaaacaatttcCTAGATTCGAGGACGATCATGGTAACACCCAAAGTATCGTTAAAACAGATATTAGTTTTGACAACAAATTAATAGGCATTGCTACTAGTGATGACAgttataaaaatataaaatcgTTATCTCTGAGCCCTAATTGCAAAAAACCAAGCAAAATCTATATAAAGTCTTTAAattga
- a CDS encoding DEHA2E13090p (similar to uniprot|Q12504 Saccharomyces cerevisiae YDR257C SET7 Nuclear protein that contains a SET-domain which have been shown to mediate methyltransferase activity in other proteins), whose amino-acid sequence MLSFDDITNKFLEWLSEENVTISSKLVVKDLRKDNQGRGMVANEDIEEDEELFSIPRETIINIDNCSLTKTNSKARDGLLSLNQWEALIIVLLYELKVNGKSKWSAYFNTLPIKDTQNYKFNQLMFWSHEQLADLSPSLIIDRIGKDEAEAMYNKLFPKVVEDLNIPELFKVTLEEYHKVASLIMSYSFDVERPEFNQVEDDEAEDDEEEDDEGDGTILNGNYYKSMVPLADILNADTKLHNASLVYTPGVLVMKSVKPIKKGEQIYNTYSDHPNSEILRRYGYVETNGSELDFGEIPLKTIKDYFINRLGLTSSLVQDTFVILDKIAEDDEEENFAKIVLDSYDCFNDSQVILELIFIIQILSIVALLYRSDSLDFSNSESKSELISRVSKKCYQLIESKKLTKSFLENYEGIMRSRIQEYLVKIDCNSETGIVKTRAEMAKVVLKSECKSLKNCLDFEKVFSDEESSYKFIDDGKLIRNITKKRINGTDITDNNRKIKKNKLK is encoded by the coding sequence ATGCTTTCGTTTGACGATATAACTAATAAGTTCTTAGAATGGCTTTCCGAGGAAAATGTGactatttcatcaaaattagTGGTGAAAGACCTAAGGAAAGACAACCAGGGAAGGGGTATGGTTGcaaatgaagatattgaagaagatgaagagcTCTTCTCTATCCCTAGAGAGACGATAATCAACATTGATAATTGCAGTTTAACAAAAACAAACTCGAAAGCACGGGATGGATTATTGAGTTTGAATCAGTGGGAAGCACTAATTATTGTATTGTTATATGAATTAAAGGTTAATGGTAAGAGTAAATGGAGTGCTTATTTCAATACTTTGCCCATAAAAGACACCCAGAATTACAAATTTAACCAACTTATGTTTTGGTCTCACGAACAGTTAGCCGATCTCTCACCGTCATTGATAATAGATAGAATTGGTAAGGATGAAGCTGAAGCCATGTACAATAAATTGTTCCCAAAAGTTGTGGAAGACTTAAATATtccagaattatttaaagttACTCTCGAGGAATACCACAAGGTGGCATCATTGATAATGTCATATTCCTTTGATGTAGAGAGACCTGAATTTAATCaagttgaagatgatgaagcggaagatgatgaagaggaGGATGACGAGGGTGACGGAACAATATTAAATGGCAACTATTATAAATCAATGGTTCCACTAGCggatattttgaatgcCGACACCAAGCTTCACAATGCTAGTTTAGTATACACACCTGGAGTATTAGTTATGAAGAGTGTAAAACCAATTAAAAAAGGCGAGCAGATTTATAATACCTATTCTGATCATCCAAATAGTGAAATTTTAAGAAGGTATGGATATGTTGAAACAAATGGTTCGGAATTGGATTTCGGCGAAATACCATTGAAAACTATAAAAGACTACTTTATCAATAGATTGGGATTAACATCGTCACTTGTACAAGATACATTTGTCATATTGGATAAAATTGCGGAAGATGATGAGGAAGAGAATTTCGCCAAAATTGTACTCGATTCTTATGACTGTTTTAATGATTCCCAAGTTATTTTagaattgatatttattattcaaatcttgTCAATAGTTGCGCTACTTTATAGATCAGATTCTCTAGATTTTCTGAATTCCGAATCAAAATctgaattaatttctaGGGTTTCCAAAAAGTGTTATCAATTGATAGAATCGAAAAAATTAACTAAATCATTCTTGGAGAATTACGAGGGCATTATGAGGTcaagaattcaagaatatttGGTCAAAATAGACTGTAATTCTGAGACTGGCATTGTGAAAACTAGGGCCGAAATGGCGAAGGTAGTATTGAAATCAGAATGTAAATCTTTAAAAAATTGCTTAGATTTTGAGAAAGTTTTCAGCGACGAGGAAAGCtcatataaatttatagaTGATGGGAAGTTGATACGAAACATCACAAAGAAAAGGATAAATGGGACTGATATTACTGATAATAACCGcaagataaaaaaaaacaaGTTAAAATAG
- a CDS encoding DEHA2E13112p (similar to ca|CA1721|IPF14652 Candida albicans IPF14652 unknown function): MVAAIARIFILLGLMIAYAQGALVSTYQCAGVSKYNFKLAPFVIDVALDEEAEILKFFINSKVYDSSSMSNEGVIINDVNTTTNKYTTFHVDIKFMGKTFINEDVRFCDMLAVKHTEDYISSPRKIEEIENNLATYSGAIASKYLNKDASHSGNDETYSLATSNKTIESFFDNSTGSLVQCPLYANDSIVMYYEVDISDHYLKLGSYTVNFYVFANDDSSELIGCNRAYVTPEHSNDVKATLSIGVPVLLVVTGLINFFTVIYSSHQESSNPFLFVASTICNENLLKQLDATVEEIITYLQFALFIGGLDLQYPGFYQPLVGQIRWCALMGFGFFRNGMSRHTESDNIYVTLNLDGLKNLATYSNDLSFYDCWPNFILALVIWTLIMIVAHQLFLILRISFSWFYNRKRKNCGTRNHEKCSVSSSNDLDYEFTMKKNLYHILGQVLKNFFTMFGFPFLVLTSFMLYNAGTVGGKYKYFANESNLRSNIFSASVPYDKIFSPNLIINPSDEMGSDSNSLTGNSLNFTTQSFAPNSTGVVKSSGNYIKMPIGSMIVGSILVALWVGLALFFVFNYLITVNNWRICINKKVSHLYTSMKSILMWGFCYCKYHPDKVYFVIIDLSMLFIKSLIIGCLQSYGSVQVSLLIVIEFIGLALLFVLKPYFVKMTWTTSRWILPVAKLLVTCLCIPYIRHLNLSESTRTYVSFVQLSVHVFVAIVFTIHLLYCLIITVLSILRKRRDKVQYEKCVGNYKQYNSIEEFNTQFEYHPVVNSIPLLLHESECNIPNKCGYIKQTRKNKTEETENDMEEEDPYYRTRSEKQLKNIHDQIHNGSRAKIRDHSDFILGDDLESIQDSILHSTTQSILSFQQQQQYSNLRKRKNDYTFREGDLIYKKYFFDDSIDPEIKALWASRNNWNFLNTHQPHSDSKKDIKQKVDDNLLRRHNDTSEHHYWDHLINKIKSLFSFKPFGSKKPDENSFQVSRPRPLTVKPYGYSPEEDRDSTKNSDQFSSFSSPSTSTLQNNKNIT, encoded by the coding sequence ATGGTGGCAGCTATTGCACgtatatttattctattAGGACTTATGATAGCATATGCGCAGGGCGCTCTTGTATCCACATACCAGTGCGCTGGGGTGAGTAAGTATAATTTTAAGCTTGCACCATTTGTTATAGATGTGGCCTTGgatgaagaagcagaaatcttgaaatttttcatcaattctaAAGTATAtgattcatcttcaatgtCTAATGAGGGTGTCATAATTAATGATGTCAATACTAcaacaaataaatacaCCACATTTCATGTTGATATAAAATTCATGGGTAAAActttcattaatgaagatgtAAGGTTTTGCGATATGTTAGCAGTGAAACATACAGAAGACTACATTTCAAGTCCAAGAAAGATAGAGGAGATAGAAAACAATCTTGCTACTTATTCAGGGGCCATAGCAAGCAAATACTTAAATAAAGATGCTTCTCATTCAGGAAATGATGAAACTTATTCTTTAGCGACGTCgaataaaacaattgaaaGCTTTTTTGACAATTCAACGGGAAGTCTAGTACAATGCCCGCTATATGCAAATGACTCGATTGTGATGTATTACGAAGTTGATATTAGTGACCATTATCTTAAACTAGGTAGCTACACCGTTAATTTCTATGTGTTTGCGAATGATGATTCATCTGAGTTAATTGGTTGCAATAGAGCATATGTTACCCCAGAGCATTCAAATGACGTAAAAGCTACCCTTTCTATAGGTGTCCCAGTCTTGTTAGTCGTCACAGgattgataaattttttcacGGTGATTTATTCATCCCATCAAGAGTCGTCAAATCCATTTTTGTTTGTGGCGTCCACAATAtgtaatgaaaatttattgaaacaGTTAGATGCAAcggttgaagaaattatcaCTTACCTACAATTTGCACTATTCATTGGAGGGCTAGATTTGCAGTATCCAGGTTTCTATCAACCTTTAGTCGGTCAAATCCGTTGGTGTGCATTAATGGGGTTTGGGTTTTTTCGAAACGGAATGTCTCGGCATACAGAACTGGATAATATCTATGTTACTTTAAATCTAGATGGTTTAAAAAACTTAGCAACGTATAGTAATGATCTCTCGTTCTACGATTGTTGGCCAAACTTCATACTTGCATTAGTTATTTGGACACTTATAATGATTGTGGCACATCAACTCTTTTTGATACTAAGAATATCATTTAGTTGGTTCTATAATCGAAAACGGAAAAATTGTGGTACCAGAAACCATGAAAAATGCCTGGTTTCAAGCTCAAATGACTTAGACTATGAGTTCacaatgaagaaaaatctTTATCATATATTAGGTCAagtattgaagaattttttcacTATGTTTGGTTTTCCCTTTTTAGTTTTAACTTCATTCATGCTTTATAATGCTGGTACCGTAGGtggaaaatataaatatttcgCTAATGAATCTAACCTCCGGAGTAATATATTCAGTGCTTCAGTTCCatatgataaaatattttcacCGAATCTTATTATAAATCCCTCTGATGAAATGGGATCAGATTCAAATAGTTTAACTGGAAACAGTTTAAATTTTACTACTCAAAGCTTTGCACCTAATTCCACAGGGGTTGTGAAAAGTTCTGGAAACTACATCAAGATGCCTATTGGAAGTATGATTGTTGGTTCAATTTTAGTAGCATTGTGGGTGGGATTGGCCCTTTTCTTCGTGTTTAACTATCTAATAACTGTTAATAATTGGAGAAtttgtattaataaaaaggTCTCTCACTTATATACATCAATGAAATCGATTTTAATGTGGGGCTTTTGTTATTGCAAATACCACCCTGACAAGGTTTACTTTGTCATCATTGATCTACTGATGCTTTTTATTAAACTGTTGATTATCGGATGTTTACAGTCTTATGGGTCCGTACAAGTTTCACTATTGATAgtcattgaatttattggttTAGCTTTATTATTCGTATTGAAGCCATACTTCGTTAAGATGACTTGGACTACGTCAAGGTGGATCCTACCTGTTGCCAAACTTTTGGTAACTTGCTTATGTATACCTTATATTAGACATTTGAACCTTAGTGAATCTACTAGAACATATGTTTCCTTTGTTCAGTTGTCAGTCCATGTATTTGTGGCTATTGTCTTCACCATTCACTTACTTTACTGTCTTATTATTACCGTACTTTCTATACTTAGGAAAAGACGAGATAAAGTacaatatgaaaaatgtGTTGGCAACTACAAGCAGTATAACagcattgaagaatttaatacTCAATTCGAATATCATCCTGTTGTTAACTCAATTCCATTATTGCTTCATGAGTCTGAATGTAATATTCCTAATAAATGTGGTTATATTAAACAAACTCGAAAAAATAAAACTGAAGAAACTGAAAATGAtatggaagaagaagatccATATTATAGAACAAGAAGTGAAAAgcaattaaaaaatatacATGATCAAATTCACAATGGTTCTCGAGCAAAGATTAGAGATCATAGCGACTTCATTCTTGGAGATGACTTAGAAAGCATACAGGATTCTATACTTCATTCAACAACCCAATCTATTTTGTCttttcaacaacaacaacaatattcAAACTTAAGAAAACGAAAGAATGATTACACATTTCGTGAGGGtgatttaatatataagaaatatttttttgatgATTCAATTGACCCTGAAATCAAGGCCTTATGGGCATCTAGAAATAACTGGAATTTTCTAAACACTCACCAGCCGCATTCTGATTCCAAGAAAGATATTAAACAAAAGgttgatgataatttattgaGAAGACATAATGATACTTCAGAACATCATTATTGGGATCATTTGATCAATAAGATAAAAAgcttattttcttttaaaCCTTTCGGTAGCAAAAAGCCAGATGAGAACAGCTTCCAGGTCTCCAGACCTAGACCATTAACAGTTAAGCCTTACGGTTATTCTCCTGAAGAAGATCGAGATTCCACAAAAAATTCCGATCAATTTTCGAGTTTTTCATCTCCATCAACCTCAACACTtcaaaataacaaaaatatcACATAA
- a CDS encoding mitochondrial 37S ribosomal protein YmS-T (similar to uniprot|O75012 Saccharomyces cerevisiae YDL045W-A MRP10 Mitochondrial ribosomal protein of the small subunit and highly similar to ca|CA1724|CaMRP10 Candida albicans CaMRP10 Mitochondrial ribosomal protein (by homology)): protein MAYKKLQTNKKLPPLPRLKIRRPTVSKSTNECFVLMSSLLNCWAANGEGSLQCSPFEHDLKNCMETFKPKKETISSINYHSARLYPKLRGKVND, encoded by the coding sequence ATGGCGtataaaaaattgcaaaCCAATAAGAAATTACCTCCTTTACCCAGGTTAAAAATCAGAAGACCTACGGTTTCAAAATCTACCAATGAATGCTTCGTTCTTATGTCGTCTTTATTAAATTGCTGGGCAGCTAATGGAGAGGGTTCCTTACAGTGTTCACCATTTGAACATGACTTAAAAAATTGTATGGAAACTTTCAAACCTAAAAAGGAAACAATATCATCTATTAATTACCATTCGGCTAGATTGTACCCTAAATTGAGAGGGAAGGTCAATGATTAG
- a CDS encoding DEHA2E13178p (some similarities with ca|CA1725|IPF15985 Candida albicans IPF15985 unknown function), whose amino-acid sequence MMIRNQKRCFSSTIRALKKKRHTVPANSQVQEAYETVAYMSVDDLEIQRNLDQGKQFSFPSEHYLDRKKIIRSLPDEVDLFDLSGINLEKIYKDLRRLDEDKSVQLKYYKKYLRNYDDLINNLIQEFNGINSKFKSLRREEITNLSLAPSAFYYKENLFNQPYNVIGFDRSISGLPLRTGKNRLTDVCYPKEFVEDLQMHRKKIPIHKRDLNFLEEEKDSVNIDPRYLNKRPIRNEYDDNFNKFLDIIYENEVPKFTIHYENVNQYNILPNISQDLYDDFENEIFQLRSFLQGQIKSHITKSGSKILLFGNQEIKTNQFKLCEVIKPNHSNTSSLLVINYNVKLFNVFPNYSALLNSRRQMKNLSNHLFKLFLINLEDQIDTLIRMKYHDSKDMKNFMKHLKSTIKSTIKNKLIPSCISNINQRQPYSHIEAFIHEVSPNSPFKRIYWKDYSLYNSVSPRSKNYNNHKHSFIVNKMNLESYIDTCVRLPKL is encoded by the coding sequence ATGATGATAAGGAATCAAAAACGATGCTTTTCATCTACCATACGGGCGTTGAAAAAAAAGAGACATACAGTTCCCGCTAATTCGCAAGTTCAAGAAGCATATGAGACAGTTGCATATATGTCAGTAgatgatttagaaattcaaagaaatttagACCAAGGAAAACAATTCTCTTTTCCTTCGGAGCATTACTTAGATAGGAAGAAGATCATTAGGAGCTTGCCTGATGAggttgatttatttgacttATCGGGTATTAACTTAGAAAAGATTTATAAAGATCTTCGGAGATTGGACGAAGACAAATCTGttcaattaaaatattacaaGAAATACCTAAGAaattatgatgatttaattaataatttgatccAAGAATTCAACggaataaattcaaaattcaagtcaTTGAGAAGGGAAGAAATAACAAATCTTTCTTTAGCGCCTTCGGCGTTCTATTATAAAGAGAATTTATTTAACCAACCTTACAATGTTATTGGATTTGATAGAAGCATTAGTGGATTACCCTTACGTACAGGTAAAAACAGACTAACGGATGTTTGCTATCCAAAAGAATTCGTGGAAGACTTGCAAATGCATAGAAAGAAGATACCTATTCATAAGCGggacttgaattttttggaagaagagaagGATTCTGTTAATATTGATCCAAGATATTTAAACAAGAGGCCAATTCGGAATGAGTATGATGACAACTTTAACAAATTCTTAGACATTATTTACGAAAATGAAGTTCCTAAGTTTACAATTCATTACGAAAATGTAAaccaatataatatattacCCAATATTTCACAAGATCTATATGATgactttgaaaatgaaatattccaattaCGCAGCTTTTTACAAGGCCAAATTAAATCACATATTACCAAAAGTGGGtccaaaattttattatttggaaaCCAGGAGATTAAGACAAATCAGTTTAAATTATGTGAAGTAATAAAACCAAATCACCTGAATACATCATCTTTATTGGTTATCAACTACAATGTAAAGCTATTTAATGTTTTTCCAAATTACTCtgcattattgaattcaagaagacaaatgaagaatttatccaatcatttattcaaattatttctcATCAATTTAGAAGATCAGATTGATACTTTAATCAGGATGAAGTATCATGATTCAAAAGACATGAAAAACTTCATGAAGCATTTGAAATCTACAATCAAGTCTACAattaagaataaattgatccCCTCTTGCATTTCTAACATAAATCAGCGCCAGCCATACAGTCATATTGAGGCATTTATTCATGAAGTCTCCCCAAACAGTCCCTTCAAGAGAATTTATTGGAAGGACTattctttatataattcGGTCTCTCCAAGATCtaagaattataataacCATAAGCATAGTTTTATTGTGAACAAGATGAATTTGGAATCATATATCGATACATGTGTGCGTTTACCAAaattatga